From the genome of Halobacterium sp. R2-5:
ACACCGTCCTCCGCTTCTCGGACCCGGACGGCATCGGCCTCGAACTGGTAGCCAGCGCGGAACGCAGTTCCGCGGAACGGGCGAGCGGTGACGAACCGCGAGCCAGCGACCACGCCGCCGATGCCGACGCGGTGCCGTGGCCCGACGGCCCCGTTCCCGACGAGCACCAGCTACGGGGGTTCCACAGCGTCACGCTCGCGGTCCGGGAGTTCGGCCCCACTGAGGAGATTCTCACCGACGTGCTCGGCTACGAGCGCGTCGCCGAGGATGGTGACAGACGGCGTTACCAGACGCCCGCGGACGGCGCGCACTCGATTCTGGACCTCGTGGAGACCGACGCCGGCCGCGGCCGGATGGGCGTCGGCACCGTCCACCACGTCGCGTTCACCGCCGAGAGCGTCGACGAGCTGGAGGCGTGGAAAGAAGCCTACGGCGAGCGCGGGCTCTCCGCGAGCGGTCCGATCGACCGGAAGTACTTCCGGTCGCTGTACTGCCGGGAGCCCGGCGGCGTGCTGTTCGAGATCGCGACCGACGGCCCCGGGTTCGACGTCGACGAGTCCGTCGAGGACCTCGGCTCCAGCCTCGTGCTCCCGGAGTGGCTGGAAGACGAGCGCGCCGAAATCGAGGCCGCGCTCCCCGAGTTCGAGCCGCCGAGTGTGGCCGGAGGCGCTCGATGACCGGCCGCTCCGGCGACCGCGTCGGCGCGCCGTTCCGCTTCGACTACGACTCCCCCGTCCTCCGGTACGGCGCCGACTGCGTCGCCGACCTCGCGGACGAACTCGACCGGCAGGGGTTCGAGCGCGCGCTCGTCGTCTGTGGGTCGACCGTCGGCAGCACGCCCGCCGTGATGGA
Proteins encoded in this window:
- a CDS encoding ring-cleaving dioxygenase, giving the protein MPPTTPGLHHVTAIAGDPQANADFYVGTLGLRFVKRTVNHDDPQTYHFYFGDYEGSPGTNVTFFPWSERGRDGEFGAGQTRDTAYLIPPDSVDYWTDRLADDGVAVEESERFGDTVLRFSDPDGIGLELVASAERSSAERASGDEPRASDHAADADAVPWPDGPVPDEHQLRGFHSVTLAVREFGPTEEILTDVLGYERVAEDGDRRRYQTPADGAHSILDLVETDAGRGRMGVGTVHHVAFTAESVDELEAWKEAYGERGLSASGPIDRKYFRSLYCREPGGVLFEIATDGPGFDVDESVEDLGSSLVLPEWLEDERAEIEAALPEFEPPSVAGGAR